CATCATTTTCTATCAATGCGACAAATGTTTTGTAATTCCCGGCCTTATTCATCTCTTCCATAGTCACTCGGAAGTTTGCATCATTAACATTACGAATTTCAAGTACATCATTCCATAAAGAAACAACTTCATCATAATCATCGGATATAATTTCTCGTATTTTAATATTCATACTAAACAACCCCCTCAAGATAAAATAATCCGACAATCTCCCCTACCCTATTGGTGATAAGGTTCTCCGCACTGTCTGTAACGACAAGTTATAGGGCCAACCTTTGTGGGGGTGACCCTATATGAAAATCTAAATTATTTCAGTTGTCTTCTTCGTTAACGCCTTCATTTCGCTCGTATAAAAGCGTTATTTTTTCTTCACGGGTATCCAGATTTCTCCTGAAACATTCCCATGCCGTGCCATTCCATAATACATCTCGAAAGTAGGGCCCTCAACCTGTTCGTATTCAGATGTCGGAAACCACTCAGAATAGATTCGTTCCCATAGTTTTTGCATATCACACTGCGGCTCCGGGAAGACCGCCCACGTTAATGTTGGGATAGCAAGTTTTGTGAATCTCTCCGGTATCTCAAGCCCCTTAGGTACATGATAACAGATCATGTATTTGAAAGATTCTTTAGTGTGATCATAAAGGGCGGCATGTAACATGGTGTCACCAAAACGTCCCAGTAAGTCGTTCATCATATCAACGCTGCCATCATCATCACATTTTATACGGAATAGAGGAACTTCAGAGAACGCTGTTTTCTGGTCTGCATTTATAATTCCATATACTCCAAACATCTCAAAAGAATCTCTTTGCTCAATACGGTAATTCATTTCGACATCCCCTTTTATTGAAATATGAAAGGACATTCGAGGATAGGCTTTTAGAGAAACGCCTGTATCACGCGCGGATATAGGCATAATACCATGAAGATTCTTAAAGGCGCGTGCAAACGCCTCCGGCGAATCATATCCATATTTCATAGCTACATCAATAACCTTTGAGCCTGTTGTCTGCAGTTCGAATGCAGCCAATGTCAACCGTCGACGTCGAATGTACTCCGATAACGTTACGCCAGTAATAAATGGAAACATCCTTTGAAAATGATAGGTAGAGCAACAGGCTCTCTGTGCTATTTCATCATATGAAATAGTGTCCGCTAGATTTGTTTCGATATATTCCATGGCACCATTCATCCTAACCAACCAATCCATCGTATTCCCTCCCTTCAAGGTAATTTTATGGGAAATAAATAATGAATACCTTGCAATTTCTGCACGAAAAAGTCAGTAAAAAACTTGCTCTTATGGATGATACGGTTCACCGGGTCATCACTGGAGTAATCAAGAACAGAGTAGACATGAGCGAGTCATCTGGAAATACGACGATGGGACTTGTTTTCCCAGCGTATCTTAATCGGACGCTAGCGCAATCCATGTTGCGAAGTATATCGATAAAAAACTTTCCATTTAGTGATATCACAAATTCTTCCCCACACATCTCTAATAACGGAATTTCATTCTGAATATCTCCAACATCGGCTGTTTTGGACAATAGTTTTAATGTGTCTGCATTAGCTACTAATCTAATCACTTGTTCACTAGCCATTACAGTTACACATTCAACTGCTCTCAACAAACATGCTGTATCAACTGCGATTTCACACAAATAAGATTGAGGGATTACATTCTTTATGGATGGGAACGTTCCTTCAATAAGAGCAGACTCCACTTTCAGTCCAGTTGTCACGAATTTAACTCGATTATTACTCACTTCAATTTCAGTTGTGTCATCTGTTTTGTTCAATATTTTCGATAATTCATAGAGATTTTTCGCTGGAATAACAGCGTTCAAACTGTTGTGAGTAGCATCTTCTAAATGCAAAGCGCGGTATGCAAGCCGCACTCCATCTGTAGCAATTAAGTTAAGAAAATCATTACTGCATTCCAAAGAAACTCCTGTTAATATGGGGCTGGTCTCGGACGTTGATGCTACGATTGCTAGCTGTTTAATAGTCGAACGAAGTAAGGAAGTATTAATGCGTAGTTTAGTAGAAGGGAACGCCTCTCCATCATTAAAGGAAGGGAATTCTGTAGGGTCCATCCCGCATAAACGTAATTGAGAATGACCGGATACAATCGAAAGAATCATTGGCTCTTTAATTTCAAGTCTAACTTTGTCATCATTAAATTTACGAATAATATCGTGAAAATAACGCGATGGTATAACGATAGCCCCTGTTCTTTTTACAGTCAGAGAAACATCATCTTGAGCAATCATAGACTGTATCGTCAAACTTGTATTACTTGCCGTAAAAGTAACGCCATCTGCACCTGCTTGAATATGTATTCCTTGAAGAATAGGTATTGGACTATTCGCTGCTACTGCCTTTATCACATATTGTATGGCATTCATAAGAGAATCTTTTGTTATCTCTACCAGCAAAGACCTCACCTACCTCGAAAAAAAAAAATTATTTTGTATAGAAGGACTCAATGATGTTACGTATAGCCTCCGAACGAGAAAGTTTATGCTCTGTGCAATGGTTTTCGATTTTTCCCCACATGTCCTCTGTTAGAGTTAAAGATATTTTTTTAGTCACACCTATACTCTTTCTCCCGGAACCTTCTCGCAGACCACCTCTCGAAAAGACAAAACCTAACTGGCCTTCTTTATTAGAGACACCAACTTTAATGTTATTGTTGTTCAATATAATAACACTCCCAATTTTTGATTTAGGTAACCTCATTCAAATGGATCTATACTCATCTTATCATAGCTCTACATGGATTTACAATATTTTAAAAGCGATTGCTGAAGAACAACTCATCGAATGTAGAGATGGGACTATCTCAAAAGGGATCCCCTTCGCTTCAAGCGCTAACGAACCTCAGTAACTTTATTCCATCGTAAACCGCCTAAATATCATATAAATGGACCAACTCGATGAAATAACGTCTCTATGATTCGTTAGAATTCAAACCTATGCAAATGGGAGCAAATAGCGTGTGCTATGGAGCTAGAATAAAAAGTGGACACCCGTTAACGGACGGAAGGATAATAAGACTAACGGAGGTGTCCACATGGGAGAACAGCGGCAACGATATAACGAAGAATTCAAGAAACAAACGGTCAAATTCATTCAAGAGCAGACGAAGACACTTGGAGATTTGGCAGAAGAACTCAACATTCCAAAAAGTACGTTGCACCAATGGATGAGTAAGTACCGCGAACTAAAACATGAGCCTGTTGCCAGTGTAGATCGAGTGAAGGAACTGGAAGCAGAGCTTCAAGAGATGCGCCGGTTGCTTCAAGAGAAAGAGCACACGCTTGCGGATACACAAGAAGAACTGGCGATTGTAAAAAAAGCAGTGCACATCTTCAGCAAACCAAAGAGCTAAGATTTCAGTTTGTGGAAGATCATCGCTCCGAGTTTTCTTTGGAGAAGATGTGCAGAACCTTTCAAGTATCACGGAGCGGATATTACAGATGGCGAATGGACCGAACCAGCAAGCGGCAGAACCGCAAAGACGAGGTCATGAAGCGTATTCGGTATCATTTTTACGACCACCAGATGCGGTGTGGAAGCCCTAAAATTACGTATCTGCTCCATTTAGAAGGGTTGCGAATCTCTTCCCGTACCGTCAGTATATACATGCGTCAAATGAATCTACGTTCTGTGGTCATGCCCAAATATCGCGTTCAGACGACGGATTCCAAACACGACCATCCCCTTGCGCCAAATACGCTGAATCAGCAATTTAAAACGTCCAAACCGAATACGGTATGGGTTACCGACATCACCTACATTCCTTGCCGAGGAGGTCGTCTATATCTGGCCAGCGTTCTGGATTTGTGCACACGTGAAATTGTAGGCTGGCGTCTATATAACCATATGGAAACCAGTTTGGTGATGGGTGCACTGGAGGAAGCTTACAAGGCCAAACGCCCCGCTCCGGGATTACTCCATCACTCGGATCGCGGCTCTCAATACACGTCAAAAGAATACGTGGAGCAACTAAAATCATACGGAATGGAATCAAGCATGAGCCGCCGAGGAAACTGTTATGATAACGCCTGTATTGAGTCGTGGCACAGTATTTTAAAGAAGGAACTCATTTACTGCAACCCTCGTTTTAAGACACCGGAAGAGGCTTATACTGCCATCTACCAGTACATTGAGTTCTATTACAACCGCAAGCGAATGCATGGCGCGCTAGGGTATCTTTCCCCTGCTCGTTTTGCGATGAAATTTACGGACAAATCCGCAGCGTAGTGTCTACTTTTTTGACATAGGTCCACTAGGTCCGTTAGAACTGTATAACTCTGACAAAGGGCTGTACCCGGTCATGCTCATGACTCACAGGACAGCCCCAAGAAAATAATTACGTATAGACACCTCTTTTATATACTCAACTGGAATTCGGGAATCGAAGTGACGCTTTATGTTCGGGAAGAAAGAAGCTTTTGGGGAACGACCACCAAATTTGAGTACTCGGTTGTTGTTCAAAGTCGAATTATGATCCATCAATGAGAGCGAATAAATAACTTCATCAAATTGATATAAAACGGGTTGACCATGTAGCCATTCGGCCTTACGGAATATCTCTTACCCGTGTCCAACCGTCGTATTTGTTCCATTTCCTTCTCATTCAACTCAAAGTCGAATATTCTATTGTTCTCTTTTATCCTTTGAGGATTCGATGATTTGGGGATGACAATAATTCCGCGTTGCAGATGCCACCGCAAAATGACTTGCGCAACCGACTTCTGATGGCAAAGGGCAATTGCCGCCAGCTCCGGATGCTCCAGCAGCGCTTTGCTTCCCTGCCCCAACGGTCCCCAAGCCTCATGCAGAATCCGATGCCGAACCATATAATCATGCAATTCGTGTTGCGGAAATTCCGGATGGGTCTCGATCTGATTTACCATCGGCGAGATCCGGGAATGTTTCTTCAGATGCTCCAGATGCCGGATCTCGAAATTGGCTACACCTATAACTTTGATTTTACCTGCGTCGTATAACTCTTCCATCGCCTTCCAGGCATTCACGTATTGAGGACCGGCAAAATGAATCAAATACATATCGAGATATGTTACGTTCAGCTTCTGGCAAGTCTGCTCAAACGCCTTTTTTGTCGCACGGTACCCCAAGTCTGTCGTCCATACCTTGGAGGTAATGAAGAACTCCTCCCTGGGAATGCCGCTGTTTTGGATGACCCGACCTAGCGCCGCTTCATTACCATAAATTTTGGCCGTATCGAAATGGCGATAACCCATTCGAATAGCCTCCTCGACTGTCCTCTCGAAGGTCCCCCCGTCTTTGATCTTATATAGGCCGAACCCGAGTTGAGGAATGCCCACTCCGTTTGCCGCTGCGACTGTCTGATTCATTCGCAACTCCCCCTCCCCGTGTTTCCTAATTCTTGTTCCGATGCTTGTTCTTCACATTGCGTTAGCAACTTTTCTATCTCGTTCACCAGGTTTTTCAACAATTTCAACTTGCTACCGGAGTCAAGGCTGTAATAGTTGAGAGTTCCTTCTTTACGAACGCTTATTATCTGTGATTCTTTCAATATTTTCAGATGATGTGATACGGTCGGTCGGGAAAGGTGAGTCTTCATCCTGATCTCTCCTACGCGCATGCCGGGTTTTTGCGGCCCTTGAATCAAGGCTATGAGGATGGCTTGCCGGGTCTCGTCTCCGATCGCATTCAACACCTTCTGATTGTTCTTAAATTCGATAGCAATCGTGGTCGCAAGTTCCTGATCCAAGTAAATTATCCCCTTCCATTTAAAACGTGTAATACTTTTGTAGATACAGCCTATCACAATCTCGGATTCGGCTGTACATCGGGAAAGAAATTCAAGAACCTATTTTTCCCATGTCTTAAGAATACATTAGCAAAAGAAGAAGCCACCCCTGACGAATGGAGTCGCTTCTATAAATGGTTTGTTATTTTTTTTAAAGGGCGTAAAAATTCCAATCAGTTGTTGAAGTAATGAGACTGTTTAAGGTCGGGAATCAGTGCAGGTTGCACTGGCCGCCATCCCATAAGTTCCTGAGTTGCAACGCTTGATCTCGGGATATCGAGCGCTGCGAGTGTGCTGAGAAAGCCAAAATGGGCATCTGCCTCTTCGCGTGAAATGCTGACTACAGGTACGTTCAGCTGCTCACCAATAGCACTCGCGATGTCGCAAAATGGCACTCCTTCATCTGCCACCCCATCTAGTCGTGAACCAGCAGGTGCCTTTTCTAACGCCAGGCAATATAGATGCGCGGCGTCAAGGCGATGTACAGCCGGCCAACGGTTGTTCCCCTCTTCCACATAGGCCGAGAAGCCCTTAGTCTTGGCAATATTAATCAAGCTCGGCACAAATCCTGTGTCACCCTCACCGTGTACCGATGGACAAAGCTCTACAATCGATGTACGCACTCCACGCTCTGCCAGCGCTAACACCATGTTCTCCGTTGCCACTCCATTCACATGCGTGGTGATTACGAACGGCTTACCAGATCCTTCAAGTGCCGCCCCTATCGCTTCTACGGCATGCAGATCTGTTGTGAGTGCTCCAGCGAAGTTCGAGAAATCGTGATGGAATGCCAGATGAATGACGCCATCCGCAGCAGCTGCACCACTACGGAGGCTGTCAAGATCGTTGATGTCACCGCGGTGTACTTCGGCCCCGGACTCTTCTAGTTTCGCAGCACTACTGTCTGAACGCACGAGACCGATGACCTGATGCCCCCTTTGAATAAGTTCGCGGGTGACAGCGGAACCGATGTAGCCTGTTGCTCCTGTTACGAAAACGCGCATCATGAAATCCTCCTTAAGTTGCTCACCCTCATTGTATAACTATGATCACCAAGCAATGGGTCCATCCTCATCTGAGAATGTTCCTGTTGGACCATCCGCTCCAATCATCGCCAGCCGGACCGCTTCACGAGCCCCTTGTTCAACACTACGAGTACCAGCAAAATTATTAAGCGCAGTTGATGTGAAGCCTGGACATGCCGCATTGACCTTGATGTTTGTTGATTCAAGCGCAAATGCAAAGGCAAGTGTCACCGCATGAACAGCCGATTTTGATGCCGAATAGGCACCAAACATAGCACGATGCGAGTTTTCCGGAATAGAGTTCCAGCTAAGGGAGCCACCGGTACTGCCTATGTTGACGATACGTGCTGCCGGGGCCTCCTGCAAAAGTGGCAACATCGCCTGCGTGACAGCAATAACACCAAAAACATTAGTCTCATAAACTGTACGAATATCTTCAAGCGAAGCAACGGTCAAAAGACCACTCGCTGCGCCACCGTTCGGAAATGGTTCACCTGATCTGCCTGCGTGCGAGATCCCCGCATTGTTCACGAGTACATCGAGACGACCAAATTCGTTCCGAATACGTTCTGCAGCAGCAGCGATGGAGTTTTCATCTGTAACGTCGAGCTGGAGAGCGTGTGAATTCAAACCGATGCTTTTTGAGGCAGTTTCTCCATTCTCAAGGCTGCGAGATCCAACGAGCACGGTGAAGCCGTGTTCCGTGAGATCCTTCGCAATTTGAAAGCCGATACCTTTATTAGCCCCAGTGACCAGAGCAACGGGTTTATCTTGCATAGTTATAATCTCCTTTTTTTTGTGATTGGTGGGTCCATATGAACTAAGTTGACGTGTCAACCTTGGATCAAATTTAGCACATTGAAGTTGACGCGTCAACCATGTTATTATGCTCCTATGGATAAAAATGAACTTAACGAAGAAGAAATGCGAATATGGCATATGTGGAAAGGTTCCTTTCAGACCATCTTCGGTCGCATCGTCAAAGATATGGCCGATCACTCAGGATTGTCAGAGGGTGATTTTGGAGTATTGGACCGATTAGTCCTTTTTGGGGACGGTAGCCTTCGCCAACAGGAATTAGCCGACTCTATGGACTGGGATAAAAGTCGGTTATCTCATCATCTGAAGCGTATGGAAAAACGTGGACTCGTGATGAAGAAACCATTAGACAACGATCGTGGAGTTCAAGTAAGTATCACTTCTTCTGGAAAATCAATGTTAGATGATGCCCGTCCCTTCCTCTCTAAGGCAATACGCAAACATTTTTTTGAACAATTAACCGAACAAGATATCGAGTTGATTACTAAACTGGCGGAAAGGACAAACTCAAGCTCTTAGCGTCTTATCTAGCCGCCATCTCGACCACGTTTGTTAAAGGCGAGCTTCTAACAAACGTGGTTTTCGGTTTACCGAAATGAAAGGTAACTTGCGGACAGTACGCGCTCTCCCCCACTCAAAACAAAAAAAGCCGCTACTTTAGCGACTTTGAATGATGCTTTATCAACATCAAGAATTGTACGTTGTAATGGGTCAGAAAATCTTCCCCCACTTGAATACTCTTACCCACATTGCAATTGAACGGGGTCTCCTCTTAGTCTGCACGAAATTTTACTCCAATTCGTAACTACTGTCCTATTACTGTCCTTTTCCTTTTCGTTTGAAAAACATCTTGCCAACCATAAGCCCCATAGCCGATGAACAGATCAGATATCCAAAGAACAAGAATAGTAAATAAACACCATGAAGATCTGCGGGAATCTGTTTTAAACCTTCAAACCATGCAAAACGAAAAGGATAAAAGATGACTACCCAAATGATCAGCAAGAAAAGAAGAAAATTAATTATTTTTAGCACAATAATGATCCTTTCAAGCTTGAGTGGAAACAGTTAAATGTATATGCTTCATCTTTCATTTCGCATTACCTTACCACTGCACGCACTATATTAGTTAGCTTATGTATTAGGGTTGATATGTTGAATCTATAAATAATTACTAATTATAACAGGAAACATTAGGGAGATATCTTATTCTTCAGTCCAACGTTAACGTTAAGTGTATAATTTGTGTCTTGCTTTAAGTTTAGGTAGATGATCGTTACGGCATAAAGAAGCCCTTTCTTTTGGTAGAACGAGCTTCTTTTTGCGTTTCACGATAACACTTTATGCTTACTGGACACCAGGCGCGTTTTCATGCGTAGTTAAGTTCGATCTTTTCTTCTTTCTTGGCTGCCCTTTCCAGGACAGATATGTCCAAATCCGTAGCAGGTACTCGACAGGCCCATTGCTAAATTTCTTAAGATATAGCGGACTGAGCCACAATTGAATGCCGTAGACTGCAAGTGCAATAATCGCTCCGATAAACACGCCAGCACTTCCAAACAGTCCCAGGCCATATCCATAGAAAATTGTCGTACAGATTACGCTCTGCATCAGGTAATTCGTCAACGAGAGACGGCCAACCGCCTCGAACTTGCCCATCAGGCTGGAACGGCGGCTTCCCGCATATAACAGTGCAAATGCATATATGTATCCCAGTGCAAGCAACGATCCTCCAAGCGTCCCCCCGATACCGATACCGAGCCAACCTTCCGCACCCAATTGTGGCGCCAATACACCGTATGCTTTGAGTATCAAACCAACTGGAATCAAAAACGAGGCACGGCGAAGATAAATACGCCTCATCGCTTGCGGATCGCTAAACGTGCCGATTCTGGCAGCGCGCATGCCGAGCAGGAACATCGGCACCGTCATGAGTGGTGCTAACAGCAGGATCAATAGGGCGAATGACAGCTCCAAATCTCCGCCGAACGGATCGCCGTTATTACTGAAATCCCTGATTTCCGCGTATGTGCCGTTGCCGTATACATCCTGACTTTGAATGATATAGTTCTCCATATGAATGGACTCAATCGCCAGCGGGTTCATCGGATTAGATGCCGGGAGACCAAGTATGCCCGCTCCCATGAGTAGCAGTACCGCCCATATGAGCAGCGTTTTGGGCTTCCGATTAAGGAACATGAGCAGGAAGAAACCGAGTACGCCATAAAATGCCAGGATATCCCCTTCCCACAGATAGATGATGTGCAGTAATCCAATTCCAAACAGTAGTAGAAAACGGCGTGCCAGATGACACTTTGGTCGTAAATCTCGTGATTTTAGGCTTTCCGAGAGTTTAACCATTCCGAAGCCAAACATAAATGCAAAAATCGGCATAAAACTGCCCACCACAGTGATCAGCAGGAACGAGAGAAAAGCCTGATCTGCTCCGCCAATCCCGAACAGTTGGGGTTTACTCTGGCCATACATTCCATATTGAAAAGCCAGCATATTCGCCAGCACAATGCCGGCCAGACTGAATCCGCGCAGTCCATCAATGACTTGAACGCGCTTTTTTGATGTGCTCAATCAATCACCTCTGTCTATAACATAAAGATCAGATCTAAATATACGTTAAATCCTTCCATAATTTCAACATAAATTAATAAGTGAACGTTTATATTTTGATTTGCTTTGACGAATCAATAAAACAAAAATAAAAAAAGTCGCTAAATTTAGCGACTTTCAGTTTGAACACCTTAAAGAGTGACAATAATCGGACCATTTTTAGTAAGAATAATGGTATGTTCTATTTGAGCTACATAGCTGTTTTTAGTAACAAAGGTCCAGCCATCTCCAGTTTGGACTACTTCTTCTTCTGAAGTTGAGATAAATGGCTCGAATGCGATAACCATACCTTCTTTTAACAATTCATCATCTGATGGATCATTATAATTATAGATGTGGTCAGGTGCTTCGTGTATTCCACGTCCAACACCATGTCCTGTAAGGTTTTTAATAACCGTTAATTCATGCTGTCTGGCAGTTTGGAATACGGCTTTTCCGATTCCGCTTTTTTTGGAGCCCGGTTTTGCTTTTTTAAGACCTGCTTCAAATGCCAGTTTAACAACGTCGCATATTTTCGTTAACACTTCTGCACCTTCGCCTACAACAAACGAGATTCCCGTATCTGCAAAATAACTGTTCTTGGAGCCAGACACATCAATATTGACGATGTCCCCTTCTTGAATAACCCGATCTCCCGGGATACCATGTGCCACTTCTTCATTAACACTAATACAAGTAAATCCCGGGAAATTATATTCACTTTTTGGAGCAGAAACTGCACCAGCTTTCTCAAAAAGCTCTCCTGCCAAATCATCAAGTTCTTTAGTCGTTATGCCTGGGATGGTTCTTTGAACCAATTCATCTCTAATAGAAGCCACAATTTTGCCAATTTCCTTCAAGCCATTAAAATCTTCTTCTGTTCTTGCGATCATTTTTTCTACCTCACTATCTTTTATCACTAATTGATTACATAAGTATTTTTTTGATTGAACATTAGATAATCATATCCAAAGCAGCAAAGCTTCGCAACTTTTTTATCAAGTTCCCCAATCAAAATCCGATGAGTTCAAATACTGTCAGTGAAGCTGTTAAAGTTGATAGTATTCCATTAACTCGGATACAACAGCAACAAGTCTGTCCTTCACACGCTGTGGTTCGATGACTTGAATGGATTTCCCATAGGAGAGGAGAAAATAGGGGACGTATGTATCAATTGATTTTTCATCAAATAAAAATATGGCTTGATTAGAAGTCCGCTCTTTCAGATAATGTCCCATAA
The nucleotide sequence above comes from Paenibacillus sp. W2I17. Encoded proteins:
- a CDS encoding AraC family transcriptional regulator; translation: MDWLVRMNGAMEYIETNLADTISYDEIAQRACCSTYHFQRMFPFITGVTLSEYIRRRRLTLAAFELQTTGSKVIDVAMKYGYDSPEAFARAFKNLHGIMPISARDTGVSLKAYPRMSFHISIKGDVEMNYRIEQRDSFEMFGVYGIINADQKTAFSEVPLFRIKCDDDGSVDMMNDLLGRFGDTMLHAALYDHTKESFKYMICYHVPKGLEIPERFTKLAIPTLTWAVFPEPQCDMQKLWERIYSEWFPTSEYEQVEGPTFEMYYGMARHGNVSGEIWIPVKKK
- the dnaN gene encoding DNA polymerase III subunit beta; translation: MLVEITKDSLMNAIQYVIKAVAANSPIPILQGIHIQAGADGVTFTASNTSLTIQSMIAQDDVSLTVKRTGAIVIPSRYFHDIIRKFNDDKVRLEIKEPMILSIVSGHSQLRLCGMDPTEFPSFNDGEAFPSTKLRINTSLLRSTIKQLAIVASTSETSPILTGVSLECSNDFLNLIATDGVRLAYRALHLEDATHNSLNAVIPAKNLYELSKILNKTDDTTEIEVSNNRVKFVTTGLKVESALIEGTFPSIKNVIPQSYLCEIAVDTACLLRAVECVTVMASEQVIRLVANADTLKLLSKTADVGDIQNEIPLLEMCGEEFVISLNGKFFIDILRNMDCASVRLRYAGKTSPIVVFPDDSLMSTLFLITPVMTR
- a CDS encoding ribbon-helix-helix protein, CopG family encodes the protein MNNNNIKVGVSNKEGQLGFVFSRGGLREGSGRKSIGVTKKISLTLTEDMWGKIENHCTEHKLSRSEAIRNIIESFYTK
- a CDS encoding transposase, which encodes MGEQRQRYNEEFKKQTVKFIQEQTKTLGDLAEELNIPKSTLHQWMSKYRELKHEPVASVDRVKELEAELQEMRRLLQEKEHTLADTQEELAIVKKAVHIFSKPKS
- a CDS encoding IS3 family transposase — its product is MEDHRSEFSLEKMCRTFQVSRSGYYRWRMDRTSKRQNRKDEVMKRIRYHFYDHQMRCGSPKITYLLHLEGLRISSRTVSIYMRQMNLRSVVMPKYRVQTTDSKHDHPLAPNTLNQQFKTSKPNTVWVTDITYIPCRGGRLYLASVLDLCTREIVGWRLYNHMETSLVMGALEEAYKAKRPAPGLLHHSDRGSQYTSKEYVEQLKSYGMESSMSRRGNCYDNACIESWHSILKKELIYCNPRFKTPEEAYTAIYQYIEFYYNRKRMHGALGYLSPARFAMKFTDKSAA
- a CDS encoding aldo/keto reductase, which produces MNQTVAAANGVGIPQLGFGLYKIKDGGTFERTVEEAIRMGYRHFDTAKIYGNEAALGRVIQNSGIPREEFFITSKVWTTDLGYRATKKAFEQTCQKLNVTYLDMYLIHFAGPQYVNAWKAMEELYDAGKIKVIGVANFEIRHLEHLKKHSRISPMVNQIETHPEFPQHELHDYMVRHRILHEAWGPLGQGSKALLEHPELAAIALCHQKSVAQVILRWHLQRGIIVIPKSSNPQRIKENNRIFDFELNEKEMEQIRRLDTGKRYSVRPNGYMVNPFYINLMKLFIRSH
- a CDS encoding ArsR/SmtB family transcription factor; this encodes MDQELATTIAIEFKNNQKVLNAIGDETRQAILIALIQGPQKPGMRVGEIRMKTHLSRPTVSHHLKILKESQIISVRKEGTLNYYSLDSGSKLKLLKNLVNEIEKLLTQCEEQASEQELGNTGRGSCE
- a CDS encoding SDR family oxidoreductase, which gives rise to MRVFVTGATGYIGSAVTRELIQRGHQVIGLVRSDSSAAKLEESGAEVHRGDINDLDSLRSGAAAADGVIHLAFHHDFSNFAGALTTDLHAVEAIGAALEGSGKPFVITTHVNGVATENMVLALAERGVRTSIVELCPSVHGEGDTGFVPSLINIAKTKGFSAYVEEGNNRWPAVHRLDAAHLYCLALEKAPAGSRLDGVADEGVPFCDIASAIGEQLNVPVVSISREEADAHFGFLSTLAALDIPRSSVATQELMGWRPVQPALIPDLKQSHYFNN
- a CDS encoding SDR family oxidoreductase, whose protein sequence is MQDKPVALVTGANKGIGFQIAKDLTEHGFTVLVGSRSLENGETASKSIGLNSHALQLDVTDENSIAAAAERIRNEFGRLDVLVNNAGISHAGRSGEPFPNGGAASGLLTVASLEDIRTVYETNVFGVIAVTQAMLPLLQEAPAARIVNIGSTGGSLSWNSIPENSHRAMFGAYSASKSAVHAVTLAFAFALESTNIKVNAACPGFTSTALNNFAGTRSVEQGAREAVRLAMIGADGPTGTFSDEDGPIAW
- a CDS encoding MarR family winged helix-turn-helix transcriptional regulator; its protein translation is MDKNELNEEEMRIWHMWKGSFQTIFGRIVKDMADHSGLSEGDFGVLDRLVLFGDGSLRQQELADSMDWDKSRLSHHLKRMEKRGLVMKKPLDNDRGVQVSITSSGKSMLDDARPFLSKAIRKHFFEQLTEQDIELITKLAERTNSSS
- a CDS encoding DUF418 domain-containing protein codes for the protein MSTSKKRVQVIDGLRGFSLAGIVLANMLAFQYGMYGQSKPQLFGIGGADQAFLSFLLITVVGSFMPIFAFMFGFGMVKLSESLKSRDLRPKCHLARRFLLLFGIGLLHIIYLWEGDILAFYGVLGFFLLMFLNRKPKTLLIWAVLLLMGAGILGLPASNPMNPLAIESIHMENYIIQSQDVYGNGTYAEIRDFSNNGDPFGGDLELSFALLILLLAPLMTVPMFLLGMRAARIGTFSDPQAMRRIYLRRASFLIPVGLILKAYGVLAPQLGAEGWLGIGIGGTLGGSLLALGYIYAFALLYAGSRRSSLMGKFEAVGRLSLTNYLMQSVICTTIFYGYGLGLFGSAGVFIGAIIALAVYGIQLWLSPLYLKKFSNGPVEYLLRIWTYLSWKGQPRKKKRSNLTTHENAPGVQ
- the map gene encoding type I methionyl aminopeptidase yields the protein MIARTEEDFNGLKEIGKIVASIRDELVQRTIPGITTKELDDLAGELFEKAGAVSAPKSEYNFPGFTCISVNEEVAHGIPGDRVIQEGDIVNIDVSGSKNSYFADTGISFVVGEGAEVLTKICDVVKLAFEAGLKKAKPGSKKSGIGKAVFQTARQHELTVIKNLTGHGVGRGIHEAPDHIYNYNDPSDDELLKEGMVIAFEPFISTSEEEVVQTGDGWTFVTKNSYVAQIEHTIILTKNGPIIVTL